From Candidatus Neomarinimicrobiota bacterium, the proteins below share one genomic window:
- the rpsS gene encoding 30S ribosomal protein S19, with protein MTRSLKKGPYVDENILAKIEEMSGTGKKKVIKTWARRSTISPEFVGYTFAVHNGMKFVPVYVTENMVGHKLGEFAPTRTYRGHDKKK; from the coding sequence ATGACAAGATCACTGAAAAAAGGTCCTTATGTTGATGAAAACATTCTGGCGAAAATCGAAGAGATGTCCGGGACCGGTAAAAAGAAGGTGATTAAAACCTGGGCCCGTAGATCTACCATATCGCCGGAATTCGTGGGATATACCTTTGCCGTCCATAATGGGATGAAATTTGTCCCGGTATATGTGACGGAAAACATGGTAGGACATAAGTTAGGCGAATTTGCCCCGACGCGGACATATCGTGGGCATGACAAGAAAAAATAA
- the rplB gene encoding 50S ribosomal protein L2 → MPIKTYKPHTPGLRTKTTLDFSHLTKKEPEKKLLKANPSSGGRNSKGRISVRRRGGGQKRQYRIIDFKRNKFNIPAKIVALEYDPNRSADIALLQYADGEKRYILAPLGLKVGDQVISGEDVAIKVGNSLPLSKIPSGTIVHNIEMKPGKGGQIARGAGAAAQIMAKEGKYVTLKLPSGEMRMILDRCYATVGEIGNKEHANVSLGKAGRKRWLGQRPKVRGVAMNPIDHPMGGGEGKTSGGGHPRTPWGKPTKGYKTRKKNKGSDKHIVARRKK, encoded by the coding sequence ATGCCGATTAAAACGTACAAACCGCATACTCCCGGATTACGGACAAAGACGACGCTGGATTTCAGCCACCTGACAAAGAAGGAACCGGAAAAAAAGCTGTTAAAAGCGAATCCTTCTTCAGGTGGTAGAAACAGCAAGGGTCGTATCAGTGTCCGCAGACGTGGAGGCGGTCAGAAAAGACAATACCGGATCATTGATTTCAAACGGAATAAATTCAACATTCCTGCAAAAATCGTGGCTCTGGAATATGATCCCAACCGGTCTGCCGATATTGCTCTTTTGCAGTATGCCGATGGTGAAAAGCGTTATATCCTGGCGCCATTGGGACTCAAAGTTGGCGACCAGGTGATATCCGGTGAAGATGTGGCAATTAAAGTGGGGAATTCCCTGCCCTTGTCTAAAATTCCATCGGGTACTATTGTCCACAATATTGAAATGAAACCTGGTAAGGGTGGACAGATTGCCCGCGGGGCAGGTGCTGCTGCTCAGATCATGGCAAAAGAAGGAAAATATGTCACCCTGAAACTTCCTTCTGGTGAAATGAGAATGATCCTGGACCGATGCTATGCGACTGTAGGAGAAATTGGAAATAAAGAGCATGCCAACGTGTCACTGGGAAAAGCCGGACGGAAACGCTGGCTCGGTCAACGCCCGAAGGTTCGCGGTGTTGCCATGAATCCCATCGACCATCCCATGGGTGGTGGTGAAGGAAAAACCAGCGGTGGCGGACATCCCAGGACTCCCTGGGGTAAACCGACCAAAGGTTATAAAACACGTAAGAAGAACAAAGGCAGCGATAAGCATATCGTGGCCAGGCGAAAAAAATAA